The Streptococcus viridans genome includes a window with the following:
- the pfkB gene encoding 1-phosphofructokinase: MIYTVTLNPAIDYIVRLDHVETGAVNRMASEDKFAGGKGINVSRVLKRLDIENTSTGFIGGFTGRFLEDVLTSEAISTNFVTVDQDTRINVKIKADEETEINGNGPEVTEAQLQELLSILSSLTADDVVVFAGSAPSSLGNAVYKQLIAATRETGAQVVCDFEGQTLIDSLEFNPQLVKPNNHELGDIFGVTLTELPEIERYAKEILAKGAQNVIISMAGDGALLVSPSGTYFAKPIKGQVKNSVGAGDSMVAGFTGKLATTGDVIEAFKWGVACGTATTFSDDLATADYIKETYEKVEVEKL, encoded by the coding sequence TTGATTTATACAGTTACATTAAATCCAGCTATTGATTACATCGTCCGTCTCGATCATGTTGAGACAGGGGCGGTCAATCGGATGGCTTCGGAAGATAAATTCGCCGGTGGTAAGGGAATCAATGTCAGTCGTGTCTTGAAGCGGCTTGATATCGAGAACACATCGACAGGATTTATCGGTGGCTTCACAGGACGCTTCCTAGAAGACGTACTGACCAGCGAAGCCATTTCAACCAACTTTGTGACAGTGGACCAAGATACCCGGATCAACGTCAAAATCAAAGCCGATGAGGAAACGGAGATCAATGGCAATGGCCCAGAAGTGACGGAAGCTCAGTTGCAAGAATTGCTCAGCATCCTATCAAGCTTAACAGCAGATGATGTGGTAGTCTTTGCAGGATCTGCCCCATCTTCACTTGGAAATGCCGTTTACAAACAATTGATCGCAGCAACTCGTGAGACAGGTGCGCAAGTGGTTTGCGACTTTGAAGGGCAAACCTTGATTGATTCCTTGGAATTCAATCCGCAATTGGTCAAACCAAACAACCATGAGTTGGGAGATATTTTTGGCGTTACCTTGACGGAATTGCCAGAAATCGAACGCTATGCCAAAGAAATCTTGGCAAAGGGTGCACAAAACGTCATTATTTCCATGGCGGGTGATGGTGCTCTTCTTGTCAGTCCAAGCGGCACTTACTTCGCAAAACCAATCAAAGGGCAAGTGAAGAATTCAGTCGGAGCTGGCGATTCTATGGTAGCAGGCTTCACTGGGAAGCTCGCAACGACAGGAGATGTCATCGAAGCCTTCAAATGGGGAGTGGCTTGTGGAACTGCGACCACCTTCTCAGATGATTTGGCGACAGCTGACTATATTAAAGAAACTTATGAAAAAGTAGAGGTAGAAAAACTATGA
- a CDS encoding DeoR/GlpR family DNA-binding transcription regulator, with product MLKSERKHIILEKVIKERIVSIEDLVQELNSSESTVRRDLDELEAENKLRRIHGGAESLHSLQEEESNKDKAIKNVQEKSAIAKKAAELIKDFEVIFIDAGTTNELLVHELANPTVTVVTNSIHHAASLVERDIPTVIIGGMVKTSTDASIGGIALNQIGQLSFDRAFIGMNGVDLESYSTPDLEEGAVKRAILENAKNTYILLDSSKLGRTSFVKVAPVKRATIITNASDTEILSKLKEKTEVIEV from the coding sequence ATGTTAAAATCTGAACGAAAACATATCATTTTAGAAAAGGTTATCAAAGAGCGAATCGTCTCTATTGAGGATTTGGTTCAAGAGTTAAACTCTTCAGAATCAACGGTTCGGCGCGATTTAGATGAACTAGAAGCTGAGAATAAACTAAGACGAATTCACGGTGGGGCAGAAAGTCTCCATTCCTTGCAAGAAGAAGAAAGCAATAAAGATAAAGCAATCAAAAACGTGCAAGAAAAATCTGCCATTGCAAAAAAAGCAGCAGAATTGATCAAAGATTTTGAAGTTATCTTTATCGATGCAGGAACCACCAATGAATTATTGGTTCATGAATTAGCCAATCCAACCGTTACAGTTGTGACCAATTCCATTCACCATGCAGCGAGTTTAGTGGAGAGAGACATTCCGACGGTCATCATCGGCGGGATGGTCAAAACATCGACTGACGCTAGCATCGGAGGAATAGCCTTGAATCAAATCGGCCAGTTGAGCTTCGATCGAGCTTTTATTGGTATGAATGGCGTCGATCTGGAGTCTTACAGCACACCAGATCTTGAAGAAGGGGCGGTTAAACGCGCTATTCTAGAGAATGCAAAGAATACTTACATTCTTCTAGACTCGTCGAAACTTGGGCGGACATCTTTTGTTAAGGTAGCTCCGGTTAAGAGAGCAACCATCATTACCAATGCTTCAGATACTGAAATCCTTTCTAAATTAAAAGAAAAAACGGAGGTTATAGAGGTTTGA